The Coccidioides posadasii str. Silveira chromosome 2, complete sequence genomic interval CTTAATTTTTTGGTCCGAgcatcgtcctcctcctcgtctCTCCAGCTAATCGGATGTACAGTGTTATCGTACTTCCATGGTTTCATATGAATGACGGAGCGTGTAAAATAGGCCAAATCATTCAATGTTCGTGCCATTGGACTGAAAACGCTTGGTACACCTTCCTGGCCCGCCATGCTAGTGTTCACGCCAGCCTTGGGCCAGCGGCCAGTGCTGCATCGAAGGGAGTAGACTCCGCTCCACGCGGCCGGTACGCGAACAGAACCGGCAACGTCAGAGCCCACGCCGATGCGACCGCCCATGGCAATGATAGCGCCCTCACCACCGCTCGAGCCTCCAGGAGAGTACTCCGGCACATGGGGGTTACGGCACACCCCCCAGAGAGGGTTTGTAGACTCAAAGGACAACAAAGTTATCGGGAGAGCGGTCTTTGCATATGGAATGGCGCCTGTGAAGAGAGAACGGTAACTCTTAGTCAAATCAAAATCTTTTGGGTCCGGATCATCAAAGCTGAACAAGCAAGTCTACCATACCGGCATCTTTAAGCAGCTTAACCAAGCCTCCGTCCTCGGCCAGTGGTTGGCCTGTATTCTTCGTATATCCAACCGAAGTATCGAACCCCTTCACATGGATGGAGTCCTTCAACGAGACAGGAATTCCTGCCAAGGGGCCCTTCAGATTAACCTCTTGGTCTGCCCATTTCTCGGCCTCGGGAAGGAGAAGTTCTGTTACACAGTTTGTCCGTTCTTGAGCTTTGATGGCTACTTTGCCGTATGTCTGCAGGACAGCCCGTGCCGACACGGCTCCTTTCTGTACACCTTCAACAAGATCTTCGATCGGTTCGTCGATGATCGATCTGTCGAATGCCGTAAATGCGGAATGGTAGGCGGCGGGGAGGCTGGCAAAGCGCTGTGCACGCTGTCTCTGTTTCCAGTCCCTTTGTACGACGGTCGATATTAGCTTGCGACAGAGGGATCGCGTGCATTGTTTGTCTGGTCTGGTACTTACCGGGCCCGGCGATGCTGGAAGTAATCGAATGGAGGAAGCATTTTGGGTGGTTGGTGATGGGAAGCCCGCCACTTGATGTCTACTTCCTACAAGGTGCGTGAGCATGGGagaggaaaaggagaaggagatCTGGGCAGGGAATGTCGGGAGCTCTTTAAAGGAACGAGCGTCTGGGTTCGGCGTGTTCATTGAGGCGACTGGGCCGGTTGCGCCGAACCCGAGTGCGGGGAACTCCAATTTAGCTTCCAATCACCGCGCATCGTTCCCCATATCTCCGACAGTTGGCGCTAGCTAACCGCAGTAATTGGGAGTCGCGGGCGTGGCCGCCAGCAGATCACATTGGACACGGCTAATAGCCTATTAGTAGCTACATATGGATGGCGTGCAAAAtctatgtatgtactccgtacacgaCAATACTACTTCGCTTCCACCCCCGTCGTCCTCCAGAACTGCTCTCTGGGCGGCTCTGCGCCGTTCAAAAACCCCCTGAAAAACCGGCTGCTTACATAATTTGAGCCGGTCAAGAGATTAACTAAGGCACGTGACCTATAGGTTTTTCTCTCTTATCTGATCAGAACCACCTGGCGCTTTCCCCGTTTTGGCAAGTCGATGCTGACCGGCGGGTCCCCAGCGCCAGCCCAGAGCCCGCCGGATGAATTTGCCGATAGGAAAAGGCGAAAAGAGGTGCACTGCTCAGTAGTCTATAGCATACCCGACATCCAAACATTAGTAGACGCAAGAAATCAGCCCTAAGTACTAGCTAAAACACATGAGATTGTCTCGCGTTGCGCTTGTAAATCAGGGAACCGTTCCATCCGGTCAGCAGGGGCGACAGGTTTTGGTCACCAGTGCttttgaattctcaatgTGCAGGCCATATAGACCTTTGAATCAATCCTTCAGATACCACGTTATTGGATCTGTGTCTTCTGGATACGGATACCACAGGCATTTCAAGGCCAGTAGTCAACCTCCCCTCCCCTCCCTTTTTCCACAAGAATGACAGCCATCCAGGAAAAAAGTCCAGACCAAGATTCTGCAAAAGAAAGTACTTCCTGTACCTAAAATATTCCAGAGGACCATCCTTCAATGAAAAGGCTCCATACAATGGCATCCCCTGTGAGGCAACAGAAGAGTGGCATGAAACAGAACATCCAAACCTAGCATATATGTTCTGCTTGAAGAATGTTCTCCTCTCTGACCAGCTCTACTCACGTGAACTCTGTTTACCTGTCTTTGAAGGGAGATGCCGCGAAAAACAACATGCCTTTCCGTCACTTTAACGCTGTAAAGCACGCGGAAATGTGAGTTGGACAGCTTGCTGTAAACAGGAGAGTCTGGACATGCAGGTATCCAGAAACTAAGCATCCCCCCACGCGTCTCCAGATTCAAACCTTTCCATCTATCTTTCATATTTTCTTCTCCCACAAAGAACCTGGAAGAGCGAGATTCCTTTCCAGTCGTTTTCTCATTCTTGAAAAGAAACCATCTTTGTTTTAATCAATCAAAGAGATCTGAGTTCACCATCAACAGGTCTTTCATCAACCAGAACAAGTCTTTCAACCGTAGAATATCACAGAGTCAAGGTGAGTCTCCGCAGCGCAGGGGGGCCAGATACTCTATATAAGCCGTTAGCTAACCTCCGAGGAAGGCGATGTCTGTGCCAATTCATACCACTAAGAGGGTTTCACTCCCTTGCGGTGATATCATTGTCACCGCAGGGAGGGAAAAATACCGTGCCATGGTGCCACCGAGTGCTTCGTCTCTCCGAATTCTCGGCAGTCTGGCGGACTATTACGACGTGGCTGAATATAGAACGAACGGACGGTCGGCCCTTCTTAATGAACGTCCCTTTTTCACGTTTGGTGAAACGATCCAGAAAGGTCCCCACGGTGAACTAGTGGCGGCAATCCCCAACACGAGCGCTCCCGTCATCGACAAGCGTGGAAATCCGCTTGATCTGGCGCATTTTCCAGAAGGACTGCCAGTTCCGCTAGTTGAGTTAACCGAGACAGAAAGGATTTTTGAAGCCGACACGGACTGCAAAATTATAATCACTCCAGAGGGAGGTATATGCGAAGCAGCTCCTCCTGGCCACGGGTGGGTATGGTATAAGAAACACATGGAAGACCTGCTGGAAGACGGAACCAGAATCAGAGTCTTTTGTGGAACCGGGATTGCTCCTGTGAAGGTCAATGAGACGACAGGCCAGGTCGTCAGCCGCCGCGTTGTTCATGGGCAGCTAATTTTCAATGAACAAGAGCCCGCATTTGGAACGTTCTGCGCAGTCCGATATGCCACTTGGTATTACCTTTGGGGTCAGCGAGGAGAGCATATATACCTGGCCCGTGTTGGAATTTGGTACGCGATCCAACGTGAATTATACGAATTCTGGAATGGACGCACATTCACCCACGACATGGACGCAATGGAGCCTGTGCTCACCGGCTATTCATCTGGCTCCTTTTTCAGAACGAACCTTTTCGGACATCGTTATAATTGGGGTTTCCTCGGGACCGACATGTCCGAAAATCCTTGCATCATCATTGGATACGCAAACCGTGCTGCAGGGCCATATCAGATGACAAGAGTTGTTGATTTTAGGGCTCTCTCTCCAGCGTACCACGGAAGCAACTGTGTATATGCACACCCGTGGGCATTAAAAGAGAGTGACGGTCAGTTGATGATAACGTGGTACGAGGATAAGCTATCAACTATTATCGCGGCGAAATTGCAGTTGAATATGCGTAAGTTAACCGACGGGCCCCTCATGCAATGCCTGAGAGGACAGCGAATAACAATCTAATCCAGTACACCAAGGAGGGTTCTGGAAGGATATATCTCTAAAGGAGTTGCCGGGTAAGCATCACCTGTCGTGTACTCATAAGCGAGAAGAAAGACAAGCTAAGAATGACACCAGCCGTGATGTTGAGCGAAGTCCAGACTCGAATCGCGTTAGTCGAAGCAATGGGCAAGTTGGCGCAAGTGCACCGTAAGAAATCCAAGAAAGCTTCAATAAAATATCCGCAGCTGACTGAAAGACAGAGGAAGTGGAGATTGACAACGATGGCGCAGTTACCATCAAATTCGTGGGCACGACTCGGGACGCGGTCGACAGAGCGGCCAAGAACTTACGCGACTTAATTATCAACGTGTATGGCGAGCTTCTAAAGGAAGAGGGATTCAAAGAGCTCGGGTTGCGAAAGCCTTCTTGGAGAGCTGCCGTGCGCAAACGGATCAAGGCATGGTGGAGGAAAATCCGGCGACAAGATGATTCCGATGACGAAGACTTCTGAACTTCAGCATCTTAACGCTACGGCACATCCCTGGAATACTGGCGCCTCCCAACCCTCTTCCCGCAACGAGCAAGGGACAAGGCTGCAGCCATTCCGTGCTTCGAAGATGATAGTTTTCGCTGGTGGGCTTTTAGTGATTGACGAGATGGATGGAAGTGACTATTACCTTTTCTAGTTAGTTTTTTCTCACGCCGCTGTATCTTTTATTAGTCAGTGAGTTAGTTAGTCATCAGTTTCGTGTCACGTGGTACTCGTTGCCACCGGAGCTTCGAAAGAATGGAAACTCGTTCATGAAATGCGACCAGCTCATCCTTCATTTTCTCTCAAGCAGGGACCAGTTTTTAACCTGTAGAAAGGTCCTGAGAGTACTTGAATTTTTCCATCAACGACGATCCCAGTTCATCTGCAAAATGGCTAACTATCTCGCCTCTATCTTCGGTACCGAGCAAGATAAGGTCAGTGACTTCACCCTCTCCCTCTTGTTTCGAGTGCGATTGGCTCACGCGCATCATAGGTCAACTGCTCATTCTATTATAAAATTGGCGCTTGCCGCCATGGCGATCGCTGCTCGCGGAAGCATGTGAAGCCATCCTATTCTCAAACAATTCTCCTGCCGAACATGTACCAGAACCCAGCGTTCGATCCCAAGAACAAAATGAACCCTAGCCAGCTACAGAATCACTTTGACGCATTCTACGAGGACTTTTGGTGCGAAATGTGCAAATATGGCGAGCTAGAGGAGGTGGTTGTCTGTGATAATAACAATGACCGTACGTGTATTCTGAAAATTTGGCTTTCTATTCACTCGACACTAACCCCTCCCCGTTTCCTTCTAAGACCTGATCGGCAATGTCTACGCTCGGTTCAAATATGAAGATTCTGCACAAAATGCGTGCGATGCATTAAACTCCCGCTGGTACGCGGCACGGCCCATATACTGCGAATTATCACCTGTGACGGATTTCAGGGAAGCCTGCTGTCGATTAAACAGCGGCGAGGGATGTGTTCGTGGAGGCTTTTGTAATTTTATACATCGTAAAGAACCGAGTGCGGAGTTGGAAAGAGACCTGGAGCTATCGACCAAGAAATGGCTGAAATTGAGAGGCAGAGATGAGCGGAGTGTGAGCCGCAGCCCCAGTCCGGAACCGAGTAAGAGGAGACATTAAAATTATATCCACGCTGGATTCTGGTGATGTCGTCGTATGACGGAAGTCCGGGCCGTTTTGTGTGATGACAATGTTGATAGGGCGGTATGGAACTTGGGCAAGGCGTTCAGGCGACGGAATTGCACGCCTTTCGGCTTTCGGTTCAGGGGCAATTTAATTAAGAGCGCCGACTATGTTTTATGCAGCGAATGGTACTGAGTGCTTCACAATAATGTATGTAGCTTTCGACATCTTCCCAGGAGACCAGCAATGTGCCTTGGTACTTGACGGTTCAGGGAGTTTCGTTATTTACAAGGGGGATGGATGGCTTGATTTTTGGTGCCATTTTCCTTCGCCATCATTTGGCGGCTCAGTCGACTATCAGTCTGTGCACCTTGTCGCTGGTGATGAAACTCATTTCCGAGGGAGCGGTTTGATGCACTACTATTGGAGGTCACCATCCCTTGGCTTTTAGGCAGCATGGCGGGACTTTAGCCCAGCCGAATCAACATCCCTGCCCTGTTTGACGTCGAATCACTTTTGCGCGCTCACAGCGCCAATGCCGACGGAGTGGTGGAGGGGTCAACATCAAAACAGTCCACGTCCCGGGCATGGATTGCAGACAGATATACTTATTATATTCTGATGGAACCGCATTCCAGTGGCTCTCGTTGATTATCCGCCTTTCTCGCGTGAGTGCTTGATCGATTTCGTTTCTAAAATAGAAAGGCTCGTCGCGCGGCACAGCAAACCCAGACCGCCGCATTTATCGTCGGACCGGCTGAATCGTACGGCTGACATTGCAGAATTGGGTGTCCGGCATTTTCTTCTATCACTCTAAATCCTTGGACTCGAGGAGTCCATTAAGTGGAGGATTCCCAGGCTTCAGGTACATTGGCGCTGCAACAAACCACCTCGGTGCGTTTGTCTTCACGGTTGCACGGGCAAGACTCGCTTTCGAGCCATATAAATAAGATACGGAGGGTCCTATAGTAGATCTCTGTACGGATATATTGCCCGAATGCTAGAATTGATCGAATACGCACCCATGGCATCGCAGGGCAACCCGACGCAGGTGCAATGGAGCTATCTGGTTAACCCAGATAAAAGCCCTACTCCTCAGCTTGAACAACTGTGTCTGGGCATTGCACTCTTCATTGTAATTATCCTAAACCTGTCTTACTCGGGAATCAACTGACACTTGACGCTGTAGTCAAACCTGACTAAATCAAATACTCGAGATTTGATGCCGGACAAACTCGCCACCTTTTACCAGCAGGTTGGAGGGGACTACGACGATATCTTCCTACGCACTCCACCTGCCTCTCTATCCTTTATATACCAAAAGCTAGGTTGCTTCCACTCACTCCAGCCGACGTGTGATGCCTTTGAAGCGCCAACTATTCCTGCTCTTCTTCCACATGGTTTCGTCCGGTGGCAGACGATTCAGCTTTTATTGTGCCCTGAAGAGCATGCCTTCTTTTTGCAAGGGGCTTTAAAGAAATTCAATATCATCAACCCCGCCACCGGCGAAGTATTCCCTAAGGAAATCCCAAGGTCAGTATTTCCAAGTGGGCCAGACCCTGAAATAGTGCAGTGGCATGAATCCGTGACGCAAAGGCTGGAACAGGACTTCTGGGCAAGCAAAACTGGGATTTTCCCTCGCCGCTCTTCGACAGACAATCGACCAAATCCGAAAGGCCCTCCTGGATGTACGACTCGTGACTGCTTCTCTAGTGAGCATCCAACCTCGAGATCTGAGCAAAATGTCCCTGCAGGAATGGCTCCTCACCCAAACTTTCCATATCCCCGCTCGAGTACCCGGGTGATGCCTAATGACCCATCGCCGCGGAGCAAAAGCCCGGACGAGAATGCACGAAGGCGTGGCCAAAGTGGAAATGAATCAAGCACTGCAGTTAGAGAGAGCCGTTCTTCTCAGTCTTTTCGTCATGGTCGCCCATCACCCCCACAAGAGGGCAGACGCGGTCGGTCATGCACACCAAGTGATCTTCGCTGGTCGCAAGTAATGTCTGACTCCTTGGATTCGTCTGAATCTGAGTCTGAGAGTGTACCTCCTTTCCGAGAACCTTACCAGCATGGACCATATCCCACCGGGGCATCTGATCAACGTCGACATCCCCACGATGCCGGGATTTCTCGTCAGCGTCGTTGGAGCAAATCACCTCGCAGGGCCCCCGACTACGATCCAAGACAAGAAATGCAATCAGATGATTTTCCAATGGACAGGCACTCTCGGAGATATCACTACGCCCACGCCTATCCCTCagacgatgaagatgaagatgaagacgaCGCGGAGGAAGAGTTACGTCATAACATCCAAAAGGAGTTCATACCGGTATCAGCGCGACGCTACTCCCATCAACTCAATCAGGAGAGGTACACGGAGGAACCCCGTCCTCAGTATGACTATACCTACCGCACCACATCAGCGCCAACTCGCAGAGCCCTTTATCCTACTCCCCCAAATCCATCCACGAAACCTATTCGACCACGGAGCAAAGAATACCACGTCATCCACCCTGACTTCACCAAACCCGATCCTCCCACAATTCCGGCAGCTGGCTTCGTCGGGGCCCCTCGACATCAGTCGTACTCCAGGACTCCTCCAACTCCAGGTGGTGTTACATACACCCGATACTATGTTCCTCGAGTGGAATCCGAGTCGTATCATGCGCCCTCACGGTCTCGTCACAGTTCGAGACCGAGGAACTCAGGGCGAAGTCGAAGTAGAGGCCCCGTAGAACGACCGTTCTCATTGTCGGGCGGCTTGACGTATCAGTCTGCTCCGGGTCCAGGAAAAAGGTATAGAACTGAGCGGGATTAAGTTTGTTGTCATTATGCTCCATTTATCcctatttattttttcctctttctcttctccttatatttcctttctttcttctttctttttgttgAAAAAGCATACTAATAAAGAACGCGGATAAATTTCGACTAGGTGTCTTTTGCTGTTCCTCCAAACTCAATTCATGACATGATTCCTATCTTTTCCATGCTGTGATTGACTTTGCCTACTCGCACCCTTCGTCTTCCCCTTTCTGATGATTTTGACGTCCATTATTGGTTTATTTTCCGGTTATTTGTGTATGACAGCCACACAGTGGTGGCCTTGATATACGACCGCACCTTTCATTTGGTTCACCTTTCATTTATGGCATTTCTCTTTCCCCTATAACCACTCTCAGCTCAGAATCAATCTTCATTATAAGTACGGTCCAAACAGCTGTCTTTGCGTGAAGCAATTTTAAAAATAGTGCCATGAAACAAACCACCCAAGCCCGGCTAATATAAGTGTCCACTTTGCTCCTTCACCACTTCCCAATCTCATTGCTCCACCCTTATCTCCGCCAGTGTCACCATCACCGCGGCCTGGCCCCGGGTCCGGGCCGGGGCTCCCTTTTGCAATATCTCGCGCCCACACACACGTTAACCTCGTCTGAATCAGGTCTGACATATCACCACTAGGCCAGCTCCGTGTCGGTAGTGAAGAAGGGTAGGAGAGCAGGAAAATGGGTGTTATCTTGGTCAACGT includes:
- a CDS encoding uncharacterized protein (EggNog:ENOG410PYVI), encoding MSVPIHTTKRVSLPCGDIIVTAGREKYRAMVPPSASSLRILGSLADYYDVAEYRTNGRSALLNERPFFTFGETIQKGPHGELVAAIPNTSAPVIDKRGNPLDLAHFPEGLPVPLVELTETERIFEADTDCKIIITPEGGICEAAPPGHGWVWYKKHMEDLLEDGTRIRVFCGTGIAPVKVNETTGQVVSRRVVHGQLIFNEQEPAFGTFCAVRYATWYYLWGQRGEHIYLARVGIWYAIQRELYEFWNGRTFTHDMDAMEPVLTGYSSGSFFRTNLFGHRYNWGFLGTDMSENPCIIIGYANRAAGPYQMTRVVDFRALSPAYHGSNCVYAHPWALKESDGQLMITWYEDKLSTIIAAKLQLNMRKLTDGPLMQCLRGQRITI
- a CDS encoding uncharacterized protein (EggNog:ENOG410PQB9~COG:S), with amino-acid sequence MLELIEYAPMASQGNPTQVQWSYLVNPDKSPTPQLEQLCLGIALFISNLTKSNTRDLMPDKLATFYQQVGGDYDDIFLRTPPASLSFIYQKLGCFHSLQPTCDAFEAPTIPALLPHGFVRWQTIQLLLCPEEHAFFLQGALKKFNIINPATGEVFPKEIPRSVFPSGPDPEIVQWHESVTQRLEQDFWASKTGIFPRRSSTDNRPNPKGPPGCTTRDCFSSEHPTSRSEQNVPAGMAPHPNFPYPRSSTRVMPNDPSPRSKSPDENARRRGQSGNESSTAVRESRSSQSFRHGRPSPPQEGRRGRSCTPSDLRWSQVMSDSLDSSESESESVPPFREPYQHGPYPTGASDQRRHPHDAGISRQRRWSKSPRRAPDYDPRQEMQSDDFPMDRHSRRYHYAHAYPSDDEDEDEDDAEEELRHNIQKEFIPVSARRYSHQLNQERYTEEPRPQYDYTYRTTSAPTRRALYPTPPNPSTKPIRPRSKEYHVIHPDFTKPDPPTIPAAGFVGAPRHQSYSRTPPTPGGVTYTRYYVPRVESESYHAPSRSRHSSRPRNSGRSRSRGPVERPFSLSGGLTYQSAPGPGKRYRTERD
- a CDS encoding uncharacterized protein (BUSCO:411754at4751~EggNog:ENOG410PHGA~COG:A~BUSCO:13307at33183), with product MANYLASIFGTEQDKVNCSFYYKIGACRHGDRCSRKHVKPSYSQTILLPNMYQNPAFDPKNKMNPSQLQNHFDAFYEDFWCEMCKYGELEEVVVCDNNNDHLIGNVYARFKYEDSAQNACDALNSRWYAARPIYCELSPVTDFREACCRLNSGEGCVRGGFCNFIHRKEPSAELERDLELSTKKWLKLRGRDERSVSRSPSPEPSKRRH
- a CDS encoding uncharacterized protein (EggNog:ENOG410PIXP~COG:I,J,T~BUSCO:4178at33183), which gives rise to MLPPFDYFQHRRARDWKQRQRAQRFASLPAAYHSAFTAFDRSIIDEPIEDLVEGVQKGAVSARAVLQTYGKVAIKAQERTNCVTELLLPEAEKWADQEVNLKGPLAGIPVSLKDSIHVKGFDTSVGYTKNTGQPLAEDGGLVKLLKDAGAIPYAKTALPITLLSFESTNPLWGVCRNPHVPEYSPGGSSGGEGAIIAMGGRIGVGSDVAGSVRVPAAWSGVYSLRCSTGRWPKAGVNTSMAGQEGVPSVFSPMARTLNDLAYFTRSVIHMKPWKYDNTVHPISWRDEEEDDARTKKLRIGVMKSDGVVPPTPAIARAIDTTRAALAAAGHTLVDITPPATATPLIGLNLASLLLNSDGCQTFNSHMRTGETSDPGADKLTKYANMFRPFRYLYYLYVRYIKRDKVWAYLLKDFGLKTSTELWKLVAQREAFRATWHNWWNAKEQSYDFILCPVNATPALPHGAMRDGFSSCGYTFLWNMLDYSAGVIPVGHVDKVKDALVTSDGKPAKKNSYKRVLKDLGADSTVSRGAWKYYDSNAMHGLPTAVQIVGRRWNEERVIGYMEAVEKALEDYKGPTGEGGKYKLLEV